In Vibrio syngnathi, the following proteins share a genomic window:
- a CDS encoding helix-turn-helix transcriptional regulator: MNVKQVRFTDEDRECLSNYFRLADTIADLIGPYCEVVIHSFESLENSVVKIVNGHHTGREIGSPITDLGLRMWSTFEKTGEVSPKSYFTNAADGSLMKSTTCVLAGPQQKPIGMLCINMNLSFPFPEIVKTLMPQCNVPQTIVSETFSNNANDVIQQALSSAIKEVDQDETISSKGRNKAIIRCLFDNGVFELKETTTQVSEQLGISRQAVYKFIREFKSE; this comes from the coding sequence ATGAATGTAAAACAAGTTCGATTCACCGATGAAGACAGAGAATGCTTAAGCAATTACTTCCGCTTAGCAGACACTATCGCCGATTTGATTGGTCCTTACTGCGAAGTGGTCATCCATTCATTTGAAAGCTTGGAAAACTCAGTCGTGAAGATCGTCAATGGTCATCATACGGGTCGTGAAATTGGTTCACCGATCACCGATTTAGGTTTACGCATGTGGAGCACGTTCGAGAAAACTGGCGAAGTTTCTCCGAAGAGCTATTTCACCAACGCAGCAGATGGGTCCCTAATGAAATCAACCACCTGTGTGCTGGCTGGTCCACAGCAAAAACCTATCGGCATGCTGTGTATCAACATGAACTTATCTTTCCCATTCCCAGAAATCGTCAAGACGCTGATGCCGCAGTGCAATGTACCTCAAACCATTGTCAGCGAGACCTTCAGCAACAATGCAAATGATGTGATTCAGCAAGCATTGAGTTCAGCCATTAAAGAAGTTGACCAAGACGAGACGATTTCTTCCAAAGGTCGTAATAAAGCCATCATCCGTTGCTTATTTGATAACGGAGTATTTGAGCTAAAAGAGACGACTACACAAGTATCAGAGCAGCTTGGGATCAGCCGTCAGGCGGTTTACAAGTTTATCCGTGAATTTAAATCAGAATAA
- a CDS encoding trypsin-like serine protease → MKKLIIATAVLASFSTNAGLTQFDRSVQQHKEFALQTKFDFACKMNVGSATLIDPFWVITASHVSGSKSDGYQNTVTCYSYEKDENGVYQQITQKVASTNPAGQFGEYNFPYKNDRGFGDFALVRLDTPITEIEPAKLPREGMFDYSKVYQVNQIGYGNYNHRNGGTKQVMHSEYEDRWLAEYSYDFRTLEKTDLNWLTIHGDSGSGITIEKDGELYLIGEIGLQYSTSEIGGWTDTFDDVISRLPFIHKTMKEHGFSYAEPIDFDAIKWTPETQNDIDNLHAFYSYWRASNVDFNETKWLNDGSIQSAFYATESDSYTIETVIEKGQKPFDVFIDGRQVAHNVDATDQALKLTLNAFKAKGDVVKVEFKLIEPGENLTIDHFLVKSVEQ, encoded by the coding sequence ATGAAAAAGCTAATAATTGCAACGGCGGTTTTAGCCTCATTTTCTACAAACGCTGGTTTGACCCAGTTTGATCGATCAGTTCAACAACACAAAGAATTTGCATTGCAAACAAAGTTTGATTTTGCTTGTAAGATGAATGTAGGTTCAGCTACGCTAATTGACCCATTTTGGGTCATCACTGCAAGCCATGTAAGCGGCTCGAAATCTGACGGGTATCAAAACACTGTGACCTGTTATTCATACGAGAAAGACGAAAATGGCGTTTATCAGCAGATAACGCAAAAGGTTGCGAGCACGAATCCGGCGGGTCAATTTGGAGAATACAATTTCCCGTATAAAAATGATCGCGGTTTTGGTGATTTCGCCCTTGTTCGACTAGATACGCCGATCACAGAAATCGAGCCAGCAAAACTACCTAGAGAGGGGATGTTTGATTACTCGAAAGTTTACCAGGTTAATCAAATTGGTTACGGCAATTACAACCACAGAAACGGCGGAACTAAACAGGTAATGCACAGTGAATATGAAGATCGCTGGCTTGCTGAATATTCATATGATTTCCGTACATTAGAAAAGACGGACTTAAACTGGCTTACTATTCATGGTGATTCAGGTTCAGGCATCACCATTGAAAAAGACGGTGAACTTTACTTGATCGGTGAGATTGGTTTGCAGTATAGCACCAGTGAAATCGGCGGCTGGACTGATACGTTTGATGATGTGATCTCGCGTTTACCATTCATTCACAAGACGATGAAAGAGCATGGCTTTAGCTATGCCGAGCCAATTGATTTTGACGCTATCAAATGGACGCCGGAAACACAAAACGATATTGATAACTTGCATGCATTTTATTCTTACTGGCGCGCCAGCAACGTTGATTTCAATGAAACAAAATGGCTAAATGATGGAAGTATTCAAAGCGCATTCTATGCGACAGAGAGCGATAGCTACACAATTGAAACAGTAATAGAAAAAGGGCAAAAGCCTTTTGATGTATTTATTGATGGCCGACAAGTTGCTCACAATGTAGACGCAACTGATCAGGCTTTGAAACTTACTCTAAACGCATTTAAAGCAAAAGGCGATGTAGTGAAAGTAGAGTTTAAATTGATTGAACCAGGTGAGAACTTAACTATAGATCATTTTTTGGTTAAGTCGGTTGAACAGTAA
- a CDS encoding CoA-disulfide reductase, producing MKVVVIGGSAAGMSFAAKYKRNQPSDEVIVLDKRSYISFGACGLPYFAGGMFDDTERMISRTPEQAIKSGLDVRVDTEMVSFDRTEKQITVRHQNVESTIDYDMLVIATGARPIVPSFGEYNPEHVYTLTSMEDGLAVKEALKDSNKQRVCVIGAGFIGLEVFDAAHGLDKHVTIIEREQHIMSRQFSPEIIEVVEGAIRESDADLKTGCSVSAIRDAEQGGYIVETDNGNVEADVVILSLGFKPNTEVFELPKAANGALLVNEYGATEDAYINAVGDCAVVHHMALGKPVYVPLATTANKQARMMADKLAGKDTYMSGFLGSSCLKVLDYELACTGVNELLAKEHNLDVKVSTISDKNQTDYYPGQEDIKVKLVYHPETRVLLGGEIVGKKGAVGRINALAVAITAKMTTQQLGYMDFCYAPPFSRTWDALNVAGNVAK from the coding sequence ATGAAAGTTGTTGTTATAGGCGGTAGCGCCGCTGGTATGAGTTTCGCAGCAAAGTACAAACGTAATCAACCATCAGACGAAGTCATCGTTTTAGATAAGCGTAGCTACATCTCTTTCGGAGCCTGTGGCCTACCTTACTTTGCAGGCGGCATGTTTGATGACACCGAACGGATGATCTCCCGTACACCAGAACAAGCCATCAAATCAGGTTTAGATGTTCGTGTAGACACAGAAATGGTGTCGTTCGACCGCACTGAAAAGCAAATTACAGTGCGTCACCAAAACGTAGAGAGCACTATCGATTACGATATGCTGGTGATTGCGACAGGCGCACGTCCGATCGTTCCGTCATTCGGTGAATACAATCCAGAACACGTATACACACTCACAAGCATGGAAGACGGCTTGGCAGTTAAAGAGGCGCTAAAGGATAGTAACAAGCAGCGTGTGTGTGTTATTGGCGCAGGCTTTATCGGCTTGGAAGTATTCGACGCTGCACATGGCTTAGACAAGCACGTAACGATCATCGAACGTGAACAGCACATCATGAGCCGTCAGTTCAGTCCAGAAATCATTGAAGTAGTTGAAGGTGCGATTCGAGAATCCGATGCTGACCTTAAAACCGGTTGCAGCGTATCTGCAATTCGCGATGCCGAGCAAGGTGGTTACATCGTAGAAACCGATAACGGCAATGTAGAAGCTGATGTCGTGATCCTGTCACTCGGCTTCAAACCAAACACTGAAGTATTCGAACTACCAAAAGCGGCAAATGGCGCTCTGTTGGTGAATGAATATGGTGCTACTGAAGACGCTTATATCAATGCTGTAGGTGACTGTGCCGTTGTCCATCATATGGCACTAGGCAAACCCGTTTATGTTCCTCTTGCAACTACAGCCAACAAACAAGCGCGCATGATGGCTGACAAGCTAGCCGGAAAAGATACTTATATGTCAGGCTTCTTAGGTTCATCTTGTTTGAAAGTGCTCGACTACGAACTGGCGTGTACTGGCGTAAATGAACTTCTAGCGAAAGAACATAACTTGGATGTGAAAGTATCGACCATTTCAGATAAGAACCAAACCGATTACTACCCTGGCCAGGAAGACATCAAGGTGAAGTTGGTTTATCACCCAGAGACCAGGGTTCTTCTAGGTGGTGAGATCGTAGGTAAGAAAGGAGCCGTTGGCCGCATCAATGCACTTGCAGTCGCTATCACAGCCAAGATGACCACCCAACAACTAGGTTACATGGATTTCTGTTATGCCCCACCTTTTTCACGCACTTGGGATGCTCTAAACGTGGCAGGTAACGTCGCTAAATAA
- a CDS encoding cation:dicarboxylate symporter family transporter codes for MSVSFIALSVLFFGFYALLSNFKKQKKSFNFRVLSALAAGLLFGGAIQLVFGVGNVATSGFAELISVFGKGYIKLLQMIVIPLVFVAMISSIMNVEGGGALSRIAPKIIGILLFTCAISAAVGIASIYLFGIDANALVSTIGTNSAIEARGDSLVATQDAMASSGLSGMALSIIPTNIFDMLTGSQRTSTLSTVLFGMFLGYCILQVKNRKPEKVQNFVDFINSAKEVVLSMVREILKLTPYGVFALMTTFMMTNDLFALAEMGRFLLASYVAIGVMFGIHFVMVSMFGLSPAKFMKKIWPVLVFGFGSRSSMAAIPLNVEIQTQRLGVDEETANMSATFGTSIGQNGCAGIYPAMLAIMAAQVMGMPVDLSFILQLIAVIAIASFGIAGVGGGATFAAVAVLTIMGLDITVVAILVSIEALIDMARTALNISGSMLSGVLTAKKNGSLNTEQYDADVTATVSKEAAV; via the coding sequence ATGAGCGTTTCATTTATCGCATTAAGCGTACTGTTCTTTGGGTTCTACGCACTGCTGTCGAACTTCAAAAAGCAAAAGAAAAGTTTTAACTTCCGCGTACTCAGTGCGCTTGCTGCTGGCTTGTTGTTCGGTGGCGCAATTCAACTTGTTTTCGGTGTCGGTAACGTTGCGACATCTGGCTTTGCTGAACTGATTTCCGTATTCGGTAAAGGCTACATCAAACTTCTACAAATGATCGTTATCCCACTGGTATTCGTGGCGATGATCTCTTCGATCATGAACGTTGAAGGCGGTGGTGCGCTATCTCGAATCGCACCAAAAATCATCGGTATTCTACTTTTCACTTGTGCAATCTCAGCAGCCGTTGGTATCGCAAGTATTTACCTATTTGGTATCGATGCGAACGCGCTAGTAAGCACTATCGGCACAAACAGTGCGATTGAAGCTCGCGGTGATTCTCTGGTCGCAACACAAGATGCGATGGCGAGCAGCGGTCTGTCTGGTATGGCTCTGTCTATCATTCCAACCAACATCTTCGACATGCTAACGGGCTCTCAGCGTACTTCTACGCTATCAACTGTACTGTTCGGCATGTTCCTTGGTTACTGCATCCTTCAAGTGAAAAACCGTAAGCCAGAGAAAGTGCAAAACTTCGTTGATTTCATCAACTCTGCAAAAGAAGTGGTGCTTTCAATGGTTCGTGAAATCCTGAAGCTAACGCCTTACGGTGTATTCGCTCTGATGACCACGTTCATGATGACCAACGACCTATTCGCACTTGCAGAGATGGGCCGCTTCCTTCTAGCAAGCTACGTAGCAATTGGCGTTATGTTCGGCATCCACTTCGTCATGGTGTCAATGTTCGGTCTTTCTCCTGCCAAGTTCATGAAGAAAATCTGGCCAGTACTCGTGTTCGGTTTCGGGTCTCGTTCAAGCATGGCAGCTATTCCACTAAACGTTGAAATACAAACTCAGCGCCTAGGTGTAGACGAAGAAACAGCAAACATGTCAGCGACATTCGGAACCAGTATCGGTCAAAACGGTTGTGCCGGTATCTACCCAGCAATGCTAGCAATCATGGCGGCACAGGTCATGGGCATGCCTGTAGACTTGAGCTTTATCCTACAACTGATAGCTGTTATAGCGATTGCTTCATTCGGTATCGCAGGTGTTGGTGGCGGTGCAACGTTCGCAGCAGTAGCGGTACTGACCATCATGGGGCTAGACATCACAGTAGTCGCGATTCTAGTGTCTATCGAAGCGCTAATTGACATGGCTCGTACAGCGCTGAACATCTCAGGCTCTATGTTGTCTGGTGTTCTTACAGCGAAGAAGAATGGCTCATTGAATACTGAACAGTACGACGCTGACGTTACAGCGACAGTATCAAAAGAAGCAGCAGTATAA
- the ppsA gene encoding phosphoenolpyruvate synthase, whose translation MQNNTLWFNGLSMEDVDKVGGKNASLGEMVSNLANAGVSVPNGFATTSYAFNNFLDYKGLDERIHQLLDELDVEDVDALRKTGATIRQWVLDAPFPESLEQDIRDNYRELIEGNEELSVAVRSSATAEDLPDASFAGQQETFLNVKGIDAVIEATKHVFASLFNDRAISYRVHQGFDHRGISLSAGIQRMVRSDKASSGVMFTLDTESGFDQVVFITSSWGLGEMVVQGAVNPDEFYVHKPMLEAGHYPVVKKTFGSKLIKMIYSTNQEIGKQVDIIDTDTQERNEFSLNDEEIKELAKQAIIIEKHYQRPMDIEWAKDGIDGKLYIVQARPETVCSQSDQNVIERYELNNKADVLVEGRAIGQRIGSGPVRLVDSLDQMSLVQEGDVLVTDMTDPDWEPVMKKASAIVTNRGGRTCHAAIIARELGIPAIVGCGTATSSLNDGDTVTVSCSEGETGYVYNGELDFEIKRSEVDELPMLPTKVMMNVGNPDRAFDFAQIPNEGVGLARLEFIINKMIGIHPKALLNFDEQTDEIKAEINQRIRGYKDPIDFYVSKLTEGIATIASAFWPKRVIVRMSDFKSNEYSNLVGGKTFEPHEENPMLGFRGASRYISPVFEDCFELETQAIKRVRNEMGLKNVEIMIPFVRTPSEAASVIDILAKFDLRRGDQGLKVIMMCELPSNAILADEFLKYFDGFSIGSNDMTQLTLGLDRDSGDVAHLFDERNPAVKAMLKMAIDAAAKAGKYVGICGQGPSDHDDLAEWLMDQGISSVSLNPDTVIDTWLKLGNVANK comes from the coding sequence ATGCAAAATAACACCCTATGGTTCAATGGCCTTTCCATGGAAGATGTCGACAAAGTCGGCGGTAAGAATGCTTCACTTGGCGAGATGGTTTCTAACCTAGCCAACGCTGGCGTATCAGTACCTAATGGTTTTGCTACCACATCTTATGCGTTTAACAACTTTCTTGACTACAAAGGTCTTGATGAGCGCATTCACCAACTCCTTGATGAACTTGATGTTGAAGACGTTGACGCACTGCGTAAGACAGGTGCAACAATTCGACAATGGGTTCTAGACGCACCCTTCCCAGAATCACTAGAGCAAGATATCCGTGATAACTACCGCGAACTGATTGAAGGCAACGAAGAATTGTCTGTTGCGGTTCGCTCATCGGCAACAGCTGAAGACCTTCCAGATGCTTCTTTTGCAGGCCAACAAGAAACCTTCCTTAACGTGAAAGGTATCGATGCGGTTATCGAAGCAACGAAACACGTATTCGCTTCACTGTTTAACGATCGCGCTATCTCTTACCGAGTACACCAAGGCTTTGATCACCGCGGCATTTCACTGTCTGCGGGCATCCAGCGTATGGTTCGCTCAGACAAAGCTTCTTCAGGTGTGATGTTCACGCTTGATACTGAATCAGGCTTCGACCAAGTGGTATTCATCACCTCTTCTTGGGGCTTAGGTGAAATGGTCGTACAAGGCGCGGTGAACCCAGATGAGTTCTACGTTCACAAGCCAATGCTAGAAGCGGGTCACTACCCAGTGGTTAAAAAGACATTTGGTTCTAAGTTGATCAAGATGATCTACTCAACCAACCAAGAGATCGGCAAGCAAGTTGATATCATCGATACGGATACCCAAGAGCGTAACGAGTTCTCACTGAACGATGAAGAGATCAAAGAACTAGCGAAACAAGCGATAATCATCGAGAAGCACTACCAACGTCCGATGGACATTGAGTGGGCAAAAGATGGCATCGACGGCAAGCTTTACATCGTCCAAGCTCGTCCTGAAACCGTATGTTCTCAAAGTGACCAAAACGTTATCGAGCGTTACGAGCTAAACAACAAGGCGGATGTCTTAGTTGAAGGCCGTGCTATCGGTCAACGCATCGGTTCAGGCCCTGTTCGCTTAGTTGATTCTCTAGACCAAATGTCATTGGTTCAAGAAGGCGACGTACTGGTAACAGACATGACAGACCCAGACTGGGAACCTGTGATGAAGAAAGCCTCTGCGATTGTGACTAACCGTGGCGGCCGTACTTGTCACGCAGCAATCATTGCTCGTGAGCTAGGCATTCCTGCCATAGTTGGTTGTGGTACCGCGACAAGCAGCCTGAATGATGGCGACACCGTAACAGTGTCATGTTCAGAAGGCGAAACAGGCTACGTTTACAACGGCGAACTCGACTTCGAGATCAAACGTTCTGAGGTTGATGAGCTACCAATGCTGCCAACCAAAGTAATGATGAACGTGGGTAACCCAGATCGTGCCTTCGACTTCGCCCAAATCCCGAACGAAGGTGTTGGCCTTGCTCGCCTTGAATTCATCATCAACAAGATGATTGGTATTCACCCTAAAGCTCTGTTGAACTTCGATGAGCAAACGGATGAGATCAAAGCAGAAATCAACCAGCGTATTCGTGGCTACAAAGATCCTATCGATTTCTACGTAAGCAAGCTAACAGAAGGCATTGCTACAATCGCTTCTGCATTCTGGCCTAAGCGTGTGATCGTACGTATGTCTGACTTCAAGTCGAACGAATACAGCAACCTAGTCGGTGGTAAAACGTTTGAACCGCATGAAGAGAACCCAATGCTGGGCTTCCGTGGCGCATCTCGTTACATCTCACCAGTATTCGAAGACTGTTTCGAGCTAGAGACTCAAGCAATCAAACGCGTTCGCAACGAAATGGGTCTTAAGAACGTTGAAATCATGATCCCATTCGTTCGTACCCCGAGCGAAGCGGCATCGGTTATCGATATTCTGGCTAAGTTCGACCTCCGCCGTGGCGACCAAGGTCTGAAAGTCATCATGATGTGTGAGCTACCATCAAATGCAATCTTGGCTGATGAGTTCTTGAAGTACTTCGATGGTTTCTCTATCGGTTCGAACGACATGACACAGCTAACACTTGGCCTAGACCGAGATTCAGGTGACGTTGCACACTTATTCGATGAGCGTAACCCAGCGGTGAAAGCGATGCTGAAAATGGCAATCGATGCAGCAGCTAAAGCGGGTAAATACGTAGGAATTTGTGGCCAAGGCCCATCAGACCATGACGACCTAGCTGAATGGTTAATGGATCAAGGCATCAGCTCGGTTTCGTTGAACCCAGATACGGTTATCGACACGTGGTTGAAGCTTGGTAACGTTGCAAACAAGTAA
- the ppsR gene encoding posphoenolpyruvate synthetase regulatory kinase/phosphorylase PpsR, producing the protein MQIDIQSRDVFYVSDGTAITCETLGHVVLGQFPFKANEKTFPFVESEDKLSDLLKEIEISYRDTGLEPLVFFSIVIPDIKAKLLKAPAHCYDVLESIVQKVQDDTQMSPVPKLQRSRSVNKDSVKYFDRIAAIEYTLAHDDGITLKGLEEADIILLGVSRSGKTPTSLYMAMQFGLRVANYPFIHDDLARLKLLPEFEIYRHKLFGLTIDAERLTEIRENRLAGSEYASDSQCLYELQTVESMFRREAIPYINTSSLSVEEISTRILERTGLRRRLL; encoded by the coding sequence ATGCAAATTGATATCCAAAGTCGTGATGTATTCTATGTTTCTGATGGAACGGCCATAACATGTGAGACTTTAGGGCATGTTGTTCTAGGTCAATTCCCTTTCAAAGCCAATGAAAAAACCTTTCCGTTTGTGGAAAGTGAGGACAAACTTTCTGATTTATTAAAAGAGATCGAAATTTCGTATCGTGATACCGGGTTAGAACCGTTGGTGTTTTTTTCGATTGTGATTCCCGATATCAAAGCGAAATTGCTTAAGGCACCAGCTCACTGTTATGACGTGTTGGAGAGTATTGTGCAGAAAGTGCAAGACGATACCCAAATGTCTCCGGTGCCGAAGCTGCAGCGCTCACGTAGTGTTAATAAAGATTCAGTGAAGTACTTCGACCGTATTGCTGCGATTGAATACACGCTGGCTCATGATGATGGCATCACGCTGAAAGGGCTAGAAGAAGCCGATATCATTTTGCTTGGTGTTTCTCGAAGCGGTAAAACACCGACTAGCTTGTATATGGCGATGCAGTTTGGTTTACGCGTGGCGAACTACCCATTTATTCATGATGATTTAGCGCGCTTGAAACTGTTGCCAGAGTTTGAGATTTACCGACATAAGCTCTTTGGTTTAACCATTGATGCGGAAAGGTTGACTGAAATTCGAGAGAACCGTTTAGCTGGCAGTGAATACGCGAGTGATTCGCAATGCTTGTATGAGTTGCAAACGGTAGAGTCGATGTTTCGCCGAGAAGCGATACCTTACATCAACACGTCTTCGCTATCGGTTGAAGAAATTTCAACGCGAATCTTGGAGCGAACAGGTTTGCGACGCCGACTTCTTTGA
- the grxB gene encoding glutaredoxin 2, with translation MKLYIYDHCPFCARVAYIAQSLGLNIELVSVDYDDAQTLIDLIGKKMVPVLQKDDGSIMAESLDIIAYFMDLKSKDEQREPSEQAALFQSRSFPLTQQIGRPRWWNLDLAEYRSAGAKEAWRVSKETEGFNFEELLEKTPQYVQLINPLLKDAELLLELENGESSLPLIDQALYFSLLRGFYVEPSIEWPPELDCWMERKSKDLGIGLLK, from the coding sequence ATGAAGCTTTACATTTACGACCACTGCCCTTTCTGTGCAAGAGTTGCCTACATTGCTCAATCTCTCGGCTTGAACATCGAACTTGTTTCTGTGGATTATGATGATGCCCAAACCCTTATCGATCTGATCGGTAAAAAAATGGTGCCAGTCTTACAGAAAGACGATGGTTCTATCATGGCCGAAAGCCTAGACATCATTGCTTATTTCATGGATTTGAAATCAAAGGATGAGCAACGTGAACCTTCAGAGCAAGCTGCTCTTTTCCAAAGCCGATCTTTTCCTCTCACTCAACAGATCGGACGCCCACGTTGGTGGAACCTCGACTTAGCTGAATATCGTTCGGCTGGAGCAAAAGAAGCTTGGCGTGTTAGTAAAGAGACCGAAGGCTTTAATTTTGAAGAGCTCTTAGAAAAGACCCCACAATACGTTCAACTGATTAACCCATTGCTGAAAGATGCAGAGCTTCTATTGGAGCTAGAGAATGGTGAATCATCGCTACCTTTGATTGATCAAGCTCTTTATTTCTCATTGCTTCGCGGTTTCTACGTAGAGCCAAGTATTGAATGGCCACCGGAACTTGATTGCTGGATGGAACGCAAAAGCAAGGACCTTGGTATCGGGCTGCTTAAATAG
- a CDS encoding RidA family protein — MKQIIATEQAPAAIGPYSQGTSYGDMVYTSGQLPLVPETMQFVEGGIKEQARQSLENLKAVLEASNAGLDTVLKTTCFLSDMENFVVFNEVYTEVFGTENAPARSCVEAAKLPKDALVEVEAIAYKK; from the coding sequence GTGAAACAGATCATTGCCACTGAACAAGCACCTGCAGCTATCGGCCCTTACTCACAAGGTACGTCTTACGGCGACATGGTTTATACATCAGGTCAATTACCTCTCGTTCCAGAAACCATGCAGTTTGTTGAGGGCGGTATTAAAGAGCAAGCTCGTCAGTCTTTGGAAAACTTAAAAGCTGTATTAGAAGCGAGCAATGCGGGACTGGACACAGTACTTAAGACTACCTGCTTCCTATCAGACATGGAGAACTTCGTTGTCTTTAACGAAGTGTATACCGAGGTGTTTGGTACTGAGAATGCACCTGCTCGCTCTTGTGTTGAAGCAGCAAAACTACCAAAAGACGCACTGGTTGAAGTTGAAGCCATCGCATACAAAAAATAA
- a CDS encoding MATE family efflux transporter, producing MNSTTATPSPSLGRQLYTMTWPMLFGVLSLMSFQLVDSAFIGQLGVLPLAVQGFTLPIQMIIIGIQVGLGIATTAVIARAIGANETRYAKQLGGLVIAMGSVCVALFSVIIYLLRGPILQLLDAPPTVLPIIDSYWIYWLVSSWTGALLYFFYSVCRANGNTMLPGSMMIATSIINLILDPIFIFTLDMGINGAAIATILAFGAGIFIVAPKVTKKHWMTFDWHDLDISKSVRSIGNIMGPAMISQLLPPVSSMFATKLLAGYGTAAVAAWALGSRFEFFSIVAVLALTMSMPPMIGRMLGENNLENIRKLVKIAVMFVLSFQLVIALVTWLFSGGLANLMTSENEVSTILNYHLLIVPISLGPLGICMLMVSISNALGKSYTALTISALRLFAFFLPCLWVGSQLAGIEGLFWGAMAGNVLAGTCAWFMYQRALKQVELKLPSE from the coding sequence ATGAATTCTACTACCGCAACTCCCTCGCCTTCTCTTGGCCGACAACTCTATACAATGACATGGCCAATGCTGTTTGGGGTGCTTTCCCTTATGAGCTTCCAGCTTGTAGACAGTGCTTTTATTGGCCAACTGGGAGTGCTACCGCTCGCTGTTCAGGGGTTCACACTTCCTATACAGATGATCATCATCGGTATTCAGGTCGGGTTAGGTATCGCGACGACCGCGGTAATCGCAAGAGCCATCGGCGCGAATGAAACGCGCTACGCTAAGCAGCTTGGTGGATTAGTGATTGCGATGGGCAGCGTGTGCGTCGCGCTTTTCTCCGTCATCATCTATCTGCTGCGTGGGCCAATTTTACAGTTGTTGGATGCGCCACCGACGGTATTACCGATCATTGACTCTTATTGGATCTATTGGTTAGTTAGCTCTTGGACAGGTGCGCTTCTCTACTTCTTCTACAGTGTGTGTCGTGCCAATGGTAATACCATGCTGCCCGGTTCAATGATGATCGCGACCAGTATCATCAACTTAATATTGGACCCGATTTTCATCTTTACGCTCGACATGGGCATCAATGGAGCCGCCATTGCGACCATCTTAGCGTTCGGTGCGGGTATCTTTATCGTTGCACCAAAGGTCACCAAGAAGCATTGGATGACCTTCGACTGGCACGACCTCGACATCAGCAAGAGTGTTCGCTCCATTGGTAACATCATGGGGCCTGCGATGATCAGTCAGCTGCTGCCTCCTGTTTCATCCATGTTCGCCACTAAGCTGCTTGCTGGCTATGGTACCGCTGCCGTTGCAGCTTGGGCATTGGGTTCACGTTTTGAATTCTTCTCGATTGTCGCTGTGCTAGCACTAACGATGTCGATGCCTCCGATGATTGGCCGCATGTTGGGAGAAAACAACCTCGAAAACATACGTAAGCTCGTTAAGATTGCGGTGATGTTCGTATTGAGTTTCCAATTGGTGATCGCACTAGTGACTTGGTTATTCTCTGGTGGGCTAGCGAATCTCATGACCAGTGAAAACGAAGTCTCAACGATTTTGAACTATCACCTACTGATCGTGCCTATTAGCTTAGGTCCATTGGGGATTTGTATGCTGATGGTTTCTATTTCTAACGCTCTGGGCAAGTCTTACACCGCATTAACGATTTCAGCGCTGCGCCTATTTGCCTTCTTCCTGCCTTGCCTGTGGGTTGGCTCTCAGCTTGCGGGTATTGAAGGTCTATTCTGGGGCGCAATGGCAGGTAATGTGCTTGCCGGCACCTGTGCATGGTTTATGTATCAGCGCGCGCTAAAACAAGTCGAGCTTAAACTGCCAAGCGAATAA